A part of Mycolicibacterium sp. TUM20985 genomic DNA contains:
- a CDS encoding PucR family transcriptional regulator, whose product MSEPELRFTSLELGDEVAESLQAVLPRMAERTVAAVTAEVPSYTRAFTGRMGQTIETAVQMALGAFLRLAVRSHDSDPTATLTPALDGAYALGRGEARQGRTMDALLSAYRVGARVAWRELSSTAVDAGLPAETVARFAELVFAFIDELSASSVAGHADELATTGRVRQRYLERLAKQLLAGETAEELWASAERADWQPPETLTAIVLAEAQTRGLAARFGQSTLQLSEDLPGVDAKESLAVLLVPDLDGRHRGQLRSALQGRRALVGPARPWTLVQSSYRRALRARELTIDDDVVDTDEHLVELVLTADREAADDLRRQALAPLADLRPNTAERLAETLRSWLLHQGQRDAVAADLFVHAQTVRYRMTQLRELYGDRLNDPKTILELTVALGVPR is encoded by the coding sequence TTGTCCGAACCAGAGCTCCGCTTTACCAGCCTCGAGCTGGGCGACGAGGTCGCCGAGTCACTGCAGGCCGTTCTGCCCCGGATGGCCGAGCGGACGGTGGCCGCCGTGACCGCCGAGGTGCCCAGTTACACGCGGGCGTTCACCGGCCGGATGGGCCAGACCATCGAGACCGCGGTTCAGATGGCGCTCGGCGCCTTCCTGCGGCTGGCCGTCCGCTCGCACGACTCGGACCCGACGGCGACGTTGACACCCGCGCTCGACGGGGCCTATGCACTGGGCCGCGGCGAGGCCCGCCAGGGTCGCACCATGGACGCGCTGCTCTCGGCCTACCGCGTCGGTGCCCGCGTCGCGTGGCGCGAGCTGTCCTCGACCGCGGTGGACGCCGGACTGCCTGCCGAGACGGTCGCCCGCTTCGCCGAGCTGGTGTTCGCGTTCATCGATGAACTCTCGGCGTCCAGCGTCGCCGGGCATGCCGATGAACTGGCGACCACCGGACGCGTCCGGCAGCGGTACCTCGAGCGGTTGGCCAAGCAACTCCTCGCCGGCGAGACGGCGGAGGAACTGTGGGCGAGCGCGGAGCGCGCCGACTGGCAGCCACCGGAGACGTTGACGGCGATCGTGCTTGCCGAGGCGCAAACCCGAGGTCTGGCAGCCCGATTCGGCCAGTCCACGCTGCAATTGAGCGAGGATCTGCCCGGGGTGGACGCCAAGGAATCGTTGGCGGTGCTGTTGGTGCCCGACCTCGACGGCAGGCACCGCGGCCAGTTGCGGTCGGCCTTGCAGGGCCGACGGGCGTTGGTCGGGCCGGCCCGGCCGTGGACGCTGGTGCAGTCGTCGTACCGACGCGCGCTACGGGCGCGCGAGCTGACCATCGACGATGACGTCGTCGACACCGACGAGCACCTCGTCGAGCTGGTGCTGACCGCCGACCGCGAGGCCGCCGACGATCTGCGCCGCCAAGCCCTCGCGCCCTTGGCGGACCTTCGGCCCAACACCGCCGAACGACTGGCCGAGACGCTGAGATCGTGGCTACTGCACCAGGGTCAGCGCGACGCGGTCGCCGCCGACTTGTTCGTTCACGCGCAGACGGTGCGCTACCGCATGACTCAGCTGCGGGAGCTGTACGGCGACCGGCTCAATGATCCGAAGACCATTCTGGAGCTGACCGTGGCGTTGGGGGTTCCGCGGTGA
- a CDS encoding cupin domain-containing protein, whose protein sequence is MIDLAVMIASDVALEDWGPKPLATAGQPFERGVMLHDDPTAKLGVWECSPGAWESSKVGCGELMHFVSGHGWIIDADGRWEIRPGATRWFPDGWHGRWEVDVTVRKVFAIVTTPTA, encoded by the coding sequence ATGATCGACCTTGCCGTGATGATCGCGTCGGACGTCGCGCTGGAGGATTGGGGGCCCAAGCCGTTGGCGACGGCCGGTCAACCCTTCGAGCGCGGTGTCATGCTGCACGACGACCCGACCGCCAAGCTCGGAGTCTGGGAGTGCTCACCGGGCGCCTGGGAGTCCAGCAAGGTCGGCTGCGGTGAACTGATGCACTTCGTCAGCGGGCATGGCTGGATCATCGATGCCGACGGCCGATGGGAGATCCGACCAGGCGCCACGCGATGGTTCCCGGACGGCTGGCACGGCCGCTGGGAGGTCGACGTCACGGTGCGCAAGGTGTTCGCCATCGTTACCACCCCTACCGCCTGA
- a CDS encoding ferredoxin reductase, whose protein sequence is MTTTALRPTAAGALRARVIKFAERVTTPLVPADYLDVIDPLRSSADLRGRIIAIRPETRDAVSIDIKPGRGWRGHLPGQYVRVGVDVDGVRQWRSYSLTSTTSSEHISITVKAIPDGTVSNHLVRRATVGTVVQLDHAAGEFTLGPQAPSKVLFVTAGSGVTPVMGMLRNMAAGPADVVVVHSAPTADDVIFGGELRRLAREGRIRLLERHTDTDGRLDVTALDGLVDDIADRQTWACGPAGMLDALEARWAAEGIADRLNTERFRATIVTEGEGGEVTFSRSGTLVEAGGAETLLDAGEAAGVLMPSGCRMGICFGCVVPLRQGAVRDLRTGAVTSAAPGDNVQIQTCVSAAAGTCDIDL, encoded by the coding sequence ATGACGACGACAGCCCTCCGCCCGACCGCCGCTGGCGCGTTGCGAGCGCGGGTCATCAAGTTCGCCGAGCGGGTGACGACGCCCCTGGTGCCCGCTGACTATCTCGACGTCATCGACCCGCTACGGTCCAGCGCCGACCTTCGTGGCCGCATCATCGCCATTCGCCCCGAGACCCGCGACGCCGTCTCCATCGACATCAAGCCCGGACGCGGCTGGCGCGGCCACCTGCCGGGCCAGTACGTGCGCGTCGGGGTCGACGTCGACGGCGTCCGCCAGTGGCGGTCGTACTCGCTGACCTCCACGACCTCCAGTGAGCACATCTCCATCACCGTCAAGGCGATCCCCGACGGTACGGTCAGCAACCACCTGGTGCGTCGCGCCACCGTCGGGACCGTCGTCCAACTCGACCACGCCGCAGGCGAATTCACGCTCGGCCCGCAGGCTCCGTCGAAGGTCCTCTTCGTCACCGCGGGCAGCGGTGTGACGCCCGTGATGGGCATGCTGCGCAACATGGCCGCCGGGCCCGCCGACGTGGTGGTGGTGCACTCCGCCCCCACCGCCGACGACGTCATCTTCGGCGGCGAACTACGCAGGCTGGCGCGCGAGGGCCGAATCCGCCTGCTGGAGAGGCACACCGACACCGACGGCAGGCTCGACGTGACCGCGCTCGACGGGCTGGTCGACGACATCGCCGACCGGCAGACATGGGCCTGCGGTCCCGCCGGGATGCTCGACGCACTCGAAGCGCGGTGGGCGGCCGAAGGCATTGCCGATCGCCTGAACACCGAACGCTTCCGGGCAACCATCGTCACCGAGGGTGAGGGCGGCGAGGTCACCTTCTCCAGGTCGGGCACCCTCGTCGAGGCGGGCGGTGCTGAGACCCTTCTCGACGCCGGCGAAGCCGCCGGCGTGCTGATGCCGTCGGGTTGCCGGATGGGCATCTGCTTCGGCTGCGTGGTCCCCCTGCGCCAGGGCGCCGTCCGCGACCTCCGCACCGGTGCCGTCACCTCCGCCGCACCCGGCGACAACGTCCAAATCCAAACCTGCGTCTCCGCCGCCGCAGGCACGTGCGACATCGATCTCTGA
- a CDS encoding fatty acid desaturase family protein: MTTQLTDMTAPPTNATTAHLTAEDVENLGRELDAIREQLISSRGERDAAYIRKVIDGQRKLELGSRAVLLFSLFPPAWVVGTVGLSISKIVENMEIGHNVMHGQWDWMRDSKIHSTTWEWDNASPAEMWKHSHNEVHHTYTNVRGKDHDLGYGIMRVDENQKWVPFYLAQPLWNFINACLFEYGIAAYDLQIGKYLKGRSDKAEFQARAKRVLAKIRKQATRDYLLHPLLSGPSALPTLTANLTANLVRNIWTHSVIMCGHFPEGVQTFEKTSIDGETRGEWYLRQMLGSANISGSRLLHFMSGNLSFQIEHHLFPDLPSNRYQEIAPRIQELFERYGLTYTTGSLPRQVASAWKKVFTLSLPNDFSPRDLLRRRAAKSVDRLPVAA; encoded by the coding sequence ATGACTACCCAACTGACCGACATGACTGCACCCCCCACCAACGCCACCACGGCGCACCTCACCGCCGAGGACGTCGAGAACCTCGGTCGCGAGCTCGACGCCATCCGCGAACAGCTCATCAGCAGCCGTGGCGAACGCGACGCGGCCTACATCCGCAAGGTCATCGACGGCCAACGCAAGCTCGAACTCGGCAGTCGCGCCGTGCTGCTGTTCTCGCTGTTCCCGCCCGCCTGGGTCGTCGGCACCGTCGGATTGTCGATCAGCAAGATCGTCGAGAACATGGAGATCGGCCACAACGTCATGCACGGTCAGTGGGACTGGATGCGCGACAGCAAGATTCACTCCACCACGTGGGAGTGGGACAACGCGTCGCCTGCCGAGATGTGGAAGCACTCGCACAACGAGGTCCACCACACCTACACCAACGTCCGCGGCAAGGACCACGACCTCGGCTACGGCATCATGCGGGTCGACGAGAACCAGAAGTGGGTTCCCTTCTACCTCGCCCAGCCGCTGTGGAACTTCATCAACGCCTGCCTGTTCGAGTACGGCATCGCCGCCTACGACCTGCAGATCGGCAAGTACCTCAAGGGCCGTTCCGACAAGGCCGAGTTCCAGGCCAGGGCCAAGCGGGTGCTCGCCAAGATCCGCAAGCAGGCCACCAGGGACTACCTGCTGCATCCACTGTTGTCGGGTCCGTCGGCGCTGCCCACCTTGACCGCGAATCTCACGGCGAACCTGGTGCGCAACATCTGGACGCACTCGGTGATCATGTGCGGTCACTTCCCCGAGGGCGTGCAGACCTTCGAGAAGACGTCGATCGACGGTGAGACCCGTGGCGAGTGGTACCTGCGTCAGATGTTGGGCTCGGCCAACATCTCGGGAAGTCGCCTGCTGCACTTCATGTCCGGCAACCTGTCGTTCCAGATCGAGCACCACCTGTTCCCCGATCTGCCAAGCAACCGCTACCAGGAGATCGCCCCCAGGATCCAGGAGTTGTTCGAACGCTACGGCCTGACCTACACCACCGGCTCGCTGCCCAGGCAGGTCGCGTCGGCATGGAAGAAGGTGTTCACGCTGTCGCTGCCCAACGACTTCAGCCCGCGCGATCTGCTGCGCCGTCGTGCGGCGAAGTCCGTCGATCGCCTACCCGTCGCCGCCTGA